In Actinomycetota bacterium, the sequence ATGCCCACGACCACGACCTGGCGGACGGGAGGCAAGCCGGCGAGCAGGGCGGCGTAGTCCCGGCGGAACGCCGAGCGGCGGGTGAGGTGGGTGACGTCGTTGGCGCCGATGCTGATCATCACCACCGTTGGCCGGGCGGCGGCCAGCCTGGGGAGCTGGCTGTGCAGGACGTGGGCGACCCGGTCGCCCGAGTGGCCCAGGACGGTAAGGGCGACGGGCCGGCCGAGCAGACCGGCGGTGCGCACCGCCACCGTGCCGTCGAGGGAGCTGGCGCCCAGCCCGGCGGCCGTGGAGTCGCCCAGCCACACCACCGTGTCGGTAGGCACTCCGGGTGGCCCGGCGGGCATGCCCTGCGGGAGGGGCGGGCCGGGGGAGGGGGCAGGCCCGCGGCGGGCGACGAGGACCTCGGCCACCATCAGGCCGGCGAAGGCGGTGACCCCGGTGCCCAGGCCGACCAGCGCCCTGCGGAGGAGGCGACCGGGGGTCAACGAGACCAGCGGGCTACGGCAGGCTGCCGGCTGAGAAGTGGTCGATGGCCCACCCTAGCCCGTCATCCCACGACTCGATGCCCGCGGTCCCCGCCGGCAGGGCGGCGGTGTCGGTGTAGCTGAGGTTCCAGGTGGAGGGCTCGGCGGTGCCGTCCTTCCACACCCGGACCTGGATGGTGGCCGTCGAGCCCGAGTTGGTGACCCGCACCCGCTGCCAGTAGGCGGTGCCGTTGACCGCCGGGAAGGCGACCGAGGCCACCCGGGCCTCGGTCCCGCCGCTCATCTTCATGACGTTGATCTCCGCTCCCGAGACCGGGGAGTCCAGCCCGGCCACGTAGAAGCTGGTGGCGGACGAGTAGCGCAGCAGCAGGTGGCCGCAGTCGTTGGCGTAGTCGCCCGACGTGTAGCGGTCCACGGCCTCGGCGTTGAGCGAGGTGGCGCTGCCGAGCGTGACCCGGGCGGTCGCCATCGAGTTGGAGCCCTGGACGCGGCCCTGGTTGCCGGCCACCGAGAGCACCGAGGCCGCGCCGCTCTGCAGGCCCCAGAGATGGCCGTCGCTGGCGGTGCCCCAACCGTTGGTCACCGACCCCCGGGTGAAGGTGTCCAGGGCGACGATCGTCCCGGCGGCGATGGGGAACGACGGCGCCGCGGCCACGGCGATCGAGAACGGGGCGGTGAAGGCGGTCCCCACCGAGTTGGCCGCCGAAACGCTGAAGGTGAAGGTGCCGTCGGCGGTCGGCGTGCCGGACAGCAAGCCGGTGCTGGCGAGCCCCAGGCCAGGCGGCAGCGACCCCGTGGCCACCGCGAAGACGGGCGCCGGGCTGCCGCTGGCGCTGAAGCTGTAGGAGTAGACGACCCCGGTGGTGGCCGTGGGGGGCGGGCTGGCCGCGGTGAACGCCGGGGCGCTGGTGCCGGTGCTGACCGCCACGGTCAAGCTCGCCGAGGTGACGGTGCCCGCCGAGTTGGAGGCGGACACCGAGAAGCCGAAGGTCCCGGTGGTGGTCGGCGTGCCGGACAGCACGCCGCCGGCGGACAGCGTCAGGCCGGGCGGCAGCGACCCCGTGGCCACCGCGAAGCTGGGTGCCGGGCTGCCGCTGGCGGCGAACGTGTACGAGTAGGCCATCCCGGTGGTAGCCGATGGCGGCGGGCTGTCCGCCGTGAAGGCGGGGGCGGTGGCCGCGGTGGACACGACGAGGGTGTAGGTGGGCGACAGCGCGGTCCCGCCCGGG encodes:
- a CDS encoding SGNH/GDSL hydrolase family protein, with protein sequence MTPGRLLRRALVGLGTGVTAFAGLMVAEVLVARRGPAPSPGPPLPQGMPAGPPGVPTDTVVWLGDSTAAGLGASSLDGTVAVRTAGLLGRPVALTVLGHSGDRVAHVLHSQLPRLAAARPTVVMISIGANDVTHLTRRSAFRRDYAALLAGLPPVRQVVVVGIPDMGTSPRVPQPLRAIAGWRGRRMNADVRRLAARSGAIYADVAARTGQAFRDHPERYFAHDRYHPDDEGYALWAAAIASAVRDGSQPTGDGPAR
- a CDS encoding Ig domain-containing protein, whose protein sequence is NLSYTDTAPLPAGMAGVESWDDGAGWAIDHFSAGNLSAAPSAPVFTAASPSTSATVGLAYSYAFAASGSPAPSFSLGTGSLPPGLSLSSAGVLSGTPTTAGSSVFDVAASNPGGTALSPTYTLVVSTAATAPAFTADSPPPSATTGMAYSYTFAASGSPAPSFAVATGSLPPGLTLSAGGVLSGTPTTTGTFGFSVSASNSAGTVTSASLTVAVSTGTSAPAFTAASPPPTATTGVVYSYSFSASGSPAPVFAVATGSLPPGLGLASTGLLSGTPTADGTFTFSVSAANSVGTAFTAPFSIAVAAAPSFPIAAGTIVALDTFTRGSVTNGWGTASDGHLWGLQSGAASVLSVAGNQGRVQGSNSMATARVTLGSATSLNAEAVDRYTSGDYANDCGHLLLRYSSATSFYVAGLDSPVSGAEINVMKMSGGTEARVASVAFPAVNGTAYWQRVRVTNSGSTATIQVRVWKDGTAEPSTWNLSYTDTAALPAGTAGIESWDDGLGWAIDHFSAGSLP